From Oscillospiraceae bacterium:
ATATACATTTTCTTAACGATAATGATTATCGTTATTATCATTATAACATACTCTCGCAAAATGTCAATACTAAATTTAAAAAACTATGAAAAAAATTTCATAGTTTTCTATCAGTATATTTCTTTTTCAATTGAGGTAACATAAGCAACCGAATCGGATACTTTAAATGAAATAACATAATCAGCGTAACTGAATTTATATATTCTCTTGGAATCGTTATGATATGCTGGTCTTGGGTCGTGAGCAAGTATTTTAATAAGTGCTTCTTTTTTCTTTCTTGAAATATTACCTGCAACATCATCAGGAATAACAACCTTAAGCCTCTTTTTGTCATCCGGATCCCAGAAACCGCCGACTGCGTCGTCAATTTTATCGGCATAAGGAATATACGGTTTTATATCATATATAGGCGTTCCATCCATCAAATCGGGACCTTGAACGTATATAACCGGACCTTCAGAACTGTACTGAGAAATTTTTACAATTTTAACAGCAGAGATTCCAATAGGATTAGGTCTGAAAGGAGATCTCGTTGCAAATACTCCGACTCTTTTATTTCCTCCCAATGCAGGTGGTCTGACTGTAGGTTGCCATTCATAATCTTCATTTTCTGAAAACTGCCAGATTATCCACATATGAGAAAAAAGTTCTAATCCCTTTATTGCTTTTACATTCCGAAATTCAGGTTCAAAAATTATTTTACCAACAACTTCTCTTACAAGTCCGCTTTGTCGAGGTATGCCAAATTTAGATCTGAAGTCTGTTTTAATATGACCTATTATTCTCATAAATCCATTACCTTTCAGCGAATATTTTTTCCATTTTCTTTCATTCTATCACTTATATATTTATTTGTCAATACAGGTTTTAGGAATATAAAACATTTATTTTTTGGCTTTAGAACAGGTGTTTCAAAGCGTTTAGGTTTTTAAAAAGTATGTTCTAAAATAACTCCACAGACTAATTATTGATACTGATATAATTTCCCCAGAAATAAATTTGCTTCATATTGATTGATTTTTGTTTTATTATCACAGTTTCCAAAATATTCTGACGATAATCCACCTTTTACCTTAAGTCGATTTGTTTTCTTATCATACTCAGCAAAAAATTTATAGTCATACGCGATTTTATTACTTTTATAAACATCTACTACATAGGTATATGCTTCTTTATTTTTTGAGTGTTTCCCATTATTTAGGCTGTCAAAATCGTTCCATCCTGTTTCATAACGAACTATCACTTTATCTATTTTATTATAATCATCAAAGTAATACATCCCTTCTACTCCAACTTGCAAATATTCTAAAAAACTTTCGCTTTCGTATTTTTCCCAAACTGCATTTTCAATGTTGTTTTCCTCACATCCGATAAATAAAACTGATAAAATCAGTATTATTAAACCAACAACTGTTTTCTTCATATAAAATCCCCCTCTAATTTCTATGCAACAAAAGTTTACAGTAGTATTTTATACTACTTTATACTATTAGTCAATAGTTTGTAGTGTTAAATAGTATAATAGTTTTAGAGGTGATTAATTTGAAACCATTGAAAGAAAAAGTCAGTATAACAATTGACAGCGATCTATTAGAACAGTTACGAATTTTGGCTGAAAATGATGAGCGTTCATTATCCCAGTATATCAATCTTATTCTTAAGGCACATATAACTAACAATACGAAAAAATAAACATATATAATTTTTAAAAACACGTTCTAAATCACCATAAAAGGGACAGCCACTTTTATGGTAATTTGCGTGTTGCGTACTAACACAACAAAGTTCTTATGAAAAAAACCGCAAATATTTTATCATTTGCGGTTTTTGATTATAATTATTAAAGTCCTGTCGTTGCA
This genomic window contains:
- the tsaA gene encoding tRNA (N6-threonylcarbamoyladenosine(37)-N6)-methyltransferase TrmO, whose translation is MRIIGHIKTDFRSKFGIPRQSGLVREVVGKIIFEPEFRNVKAIKGLELFSHMWIIWQFSENEDYEWQPTVRPPALGGNKRVGVFATRSPFRPNPIGISAVKIVKISQYSSEGPVIYVQGPDLMDGTPIYDIKPYIPYADKIDDAVGGFWDPDDKKRLKVVIPDDVAGNISRKKKEALIKILAHDPRPAYHNDSKRIYKFSYADYVISFKVSDSVAYVTSIEKEIY
- a CDS encoding toxin-antitoxin system protein; the encoded protein is MKPLKEKVSITIDSDLLEQLRILAENDERSLSQYINLILKAHITNNTKK